The DNA segment GTTTTGAAGCTTCTTTTACTGCCTCATCATCACTAATACAGAAACCAACCATATTGACCCCCATATCCGTAGGAGATTGATAAGGACAAGAACCTTGTATTTTAACAAATAATTGTTTTAAAACAGGAAAGATTTCAATATCACGATTATAATTGACAGCTTGTTTACCATAGCTTTCCAGGTGATAGGGATCCAACATATTAACATCGTCTAGGTCAGCTGTTGCGGCCTCATAAGCACGATTGACAGGGTGAACTAAAGGTAAATTCCAAACAGGGAAGGTTTCAAATTTCGCATAACCGGATTTAATATGATGCATGTGATCGTGGTATAGCTGTGAGATACAGGTTGCCATTTTGCCGGAACCGGGACCGGGAGCCGTTACGACAATTAAATTACGACTGGTTTGAATGTAATCATTTTTACCTAAACCTTCTTTGGATACAATCTTTTCGACTTCCATTGGATAACCATCGATGGGATGGTGTAAATAAGAAGGAATACCATGTCTAGTCAAAGCATGACGAAAGGCATCCGCTGCCGGTTGATTTTGGTAACGAGTGATGACTACAGAGCCTAGGTATAAATCTAAGGAGCGGAAAGCATCGATCAAACGAAACACCTCTTGATCATAAGGAATACCCAAATCCTGTCTTTCTTTACTGTTCGCAATATTGTTTGCGTTGACGGCAATAATGATTTCCACTTGGTCTTTTAATTCAGTTAATAAATGAATTTTATTATTGGGATCATAACCAGGTAAGACCCTGGAAGCATGGAAATCTTCAAACATTTTACCTCCAAACTCCAAGTACAATTTTCCATCAAAAGTGGAAATGCGTTCTAAAATCTTATCTTTTTGTATCTGCAAGTATTGTTTTGAATCAAATGCCTTTTTAAACATAAAAAATCCTCCAGCATTTATAATAGCACTACCCTTTATGAAAATAAGGAAAAATGGTAGAATAATCTAAAAATGAAGGGATGTTTAAAAAACAATGGATCGAAAAGAGATAGCTTTAGAAGATAAATGGGATTTAAGTACTTTATTCAACAGTGATGAAGACTTTGAAATTGCCTTAAAAGAAGTCCAAAAAGAAATGAAGAGCTTAGGAAAATACGCCGGTTATTTAAACGAAGTGGCTTCTTTAAAAGAATATTTTGATTTATATTATGAAGTAGAGGGTAAGTTGGACAATGTCTTTACCTACGCTTCTTTAAGAGAAAGTGAAGATACACGTCAAGCCAAAGCTAGCGATATGTATGCACGTGCTTATGGTGCTTATGTGGAACTGGTCAGCTTGGTTTCTTATGTACAACCGGAATTGTTATCGTTAAGTGAATCTGAATTGGAGAGCTTAATGAAGGATGAAGATTTAAAGAAATACCACTTTATTTTAGAGAAGATGGCTCGTGAAAAAGCCCATACGTTAAGTGAAAAGGAAGAAAGTATTTTAGCTTCTTTACAAGAGGTATTAAGTGCTTCTTCTCAAATCAGTTCTAAATTGATGGATGCGGATATGAAGTTTGATTCAATTTTAGATAAAGATGGAAATCTACATGAACTGAATGCATCTAATTATATTCTTTATCAAACCAGCCCAGACCGTGTGTTAAGAGAGAATTCTTTCCGCTCTTTCTATAAGTCGTTCAAACAATTTAATAACACCTTAGCGCAAACATATAGTACTTGTGTGACTAGTGCAACAGGGGTCGCAAAATTACGTCATTTTGATAGCTCTTTAAAGGCTTCTTTATACAATGATGCGATTCCTCAAACGGTGTATGACCAATTGATTGAGACTATTCATGAATATATGCCGGTGATGTATCGCTATGTGGCTTTACGTAAGAAAATTTTGGGCTTAGATGAATTGCATTACTATGATTTATACACACCGCTTAGTGAGTTGGAAATGCAATATGATTTAAACCAAGCCAAAGAAATGGTGGTGGAAGCGGTTTTGCCATTGGGTAAGGATTATCAAGATATTGTTCGTCAAGCTTTTAAGGATCGCTGGATGGATGCATATCCAAACGATGGTAAACATTCCGGGGCTTTCTCGAGTGGAACAAGAACTTCCAATCCATTTATTCTAACCAACTTCTCGAAGACTTTGGATTCGGTTAGTACGATTGCACATGAAATGGGTCATTCTATGCACACGTATTTCACAAGTCATACGCAAGAACAACCTTATGCGAATTATTCCTTGTTTATTGCGGAAGTGGCTTCAACGGTAAATGAGAACTTATTGATTGAACAGCTTTTGGACAAAGAAACGGATTTAAAAAAGCGTCTTCATTTATTAAACCAATACTTAGAAGGATTTAAGGGAACGATTTATCGTCAAACAATGTTTGCGGAATTTGAAAAAGAAGCGCATGCTCACCGTGAACAAGGTCAAGCTTTAACGACTGAATACCTCAATGATTTATATGAAGGATTAGTGAAGGAATACTTCGGTGATGAATTGGTGATGGATCCAGAAGTGAAGTATGAATGGTCACGTATTCCTCATTTCTATCGTCCTTTCTATGTCTATGTATATGCGACAGGCTATAGCTCAGCCATTGCGATTTCTGAAAAGCTTCGTTTAGGTAGTCAAGAAGATAGGGATAATTATCGTCATTTCTTAAGCGTTGGCTCCTCGGTGTATCCTTTAGAAGCCCTCAAGATTGGCGGTGTTGATTTAAACACAAGAGAACCGATTCGTTTGGCTTTAGAGAAGTTTAAGAGCATCGTTGAAGAAGCGGAGAAGATTGTTGAAAAGCTTTAGTGTTTTGGAGATACCTTAATGGAAACATTAAGGTATTTTTTAATGGGAATTGGTTTGACTTTCGTTTAAATTCAGTCTATTTTTTAAGAAAAGAAAGAAGAAATTATGAAATTTAAAAACAATCCAGTTAACCAAAGTATTCTCTTAATTTTTATATTAGCCATCCTCTTATTAAAGATGGATTGGATTTTTCAATCACTTGTGCATTTTCTATCAGCGTTTCACTCCTTACTAATAGGGGCAGTATTAGCGTATTTGGTGAATATTGTTTATAGCTTTTTAAGAAAGAAGAAAATCGGAAAAGGATTGGCTTTAGGATTAGCTTATGTGCTAATCCTACTCGTCATGGTCGCTCTTTTATTTGTGATGATTCCGGAATTATATAACTCTATTGGTGCTTTAGTGAAGAACTTACCAAGTGCGATTCAAAGCCTTGGTGAAAATGAACAGTTAAAAAAATACGCCCCTTTGGTTGTTGAACAAATTCAAAAGGTAAATTGGCAAAACTATATAGAAAATATTGTAAAGTTTGTGCAAACCAATGTTTTGAATTTAGCGAGTGGCACTTTAAGCGTTGTGAATTCCTTGGTGACGATTTTATCGGATGGTTTGATTGCTTTGATTTTCTCGATTTATTTATTGGTGAATAAGGATTATTTGAAGAGTGAAATAGCCAAGATTGTGCACCATTTCTTAAAACCGGATTGGATTTCAAAGTTAAAGTATGCGTATGGTATATTGCACCGAAATTGCCGTAATTTCATCGTTGGTCAGTTGATGGAAGCCTTTATTCTTTCAACTTTATGTGCCTTAGGTATGCTTTTATTTCGTTTTCCATACGCTTTGTCGGTTGGTATTCTTGTTGGTTTTATCAATATTATTCCAATCATTGGTGCTTATATTGGTGGTGCTATTGGGGTATTTATGGTTTTTACTGTCAAACCAATTCTGGCGCTTTTCTTTATTATTTACTTGCTGATATTGCAACAGATTGAAAGTAACTTTATTTATCCAAAGGTTGTGGGAGCTAGAATTGGTTTACCGGCCATTTGGGTATTTACGACCGTGGTTATTATGGGATCTTTATTCGGCATTATGGGTATGTTAGTAGGAATACCACTAGCTTCTACTGCATATCAGGTTTTACAGGAAGAATTGAAGAAAGAGCCGGTTGAATAATCAAATAATATTGTATACAATATAAATAGATGGAGGAATTTACTATGAGCATTTATGATTACACATTAGAAAATCGTCAAGGAGAACAGGTTTCTCTTGAACAATATAAAGGCAAGGTGTTGTTGATTGTAAATACAGCAACCGGTTGCGGTTTTACCCCTCAATACAAGGATTTGCAGGAAATGTATACGTCTTTTCATGAGAGAGGTTTAGAAATTATTGATGTGCCTTGCAATCAATTTGCAGGTCAAACACCGGGCAATGATGATGAAGTGCATGAATTCTGTACTTTAAAATACAACACAAGCTTTGATCAATTTCACAAGTCCGATGTGAATGGCGAAGATGAGTTACCCTTATTTACTTATTTAAAGAGTCAAAAGGGCTTTGCCGGTTTTGGTAAAGGTCCTAAGGCTTTAGCTATGGCAACGATGTTAAAGAAACTTCATCCTGACTACAAAGAAACAACGGATATTAAATGGAATTTTACGAAGTTTTTAGTAGACCGAGATGGTCGTGTGGTAGAACGTTTTGAGCCAACTACGAGTATGAAAAAAGTATCCCAAGCTATCGAAACTTTACTTTAATCCTCCAAGGAGGATTTTTTCTTTTATACTTATAGTATGATAACGAAGAAAGTCTTATTAAAAGAGATTGTATTTCAAGATAAACCAAATGAAATATTGAAGAAGTCGATTGAACAAAGAGGAATGGCAATTCCGGTTCGAGTGAAGGAAGTGGATGAGGGTTATCTTTGTTTAGATGGGCATCAACGCTTAACTTGTTTACAAGAATTAGGAAAAAAAGAAGCGATGGTTTGTATTGAAAATAACTTTAAGAAAGCAGGAAGTGGATTTTGGGGTCATACACAAAATCATCACTAAAAGGAGGAATATGCAACGATTACAGAAAGTCATTGCTCAAGCCGGCATCGCATCAAGAAGAAAAGCGGAAGAATTAATTGCTCAAGGAAAAGTGAAAGTAAATGGTAAAGTTGTTCGGGAAATGGGGCTTCAAGTTTCTGCTGAGGATGAAATTATCGTTAATGGACAAAGTATTCAAAAAGAAGAAAGGGTTTATTTTCTTTTGAATAAACCGAAGAAAATGATTAGTACGGTTCATGATGATTTGAAAAGAGCGACGATTATGGATTGTTTTCCAAATGTGAAACAACGTATTTTTCCGGTCGGTCGTTTGGATTATGAAACAACGGGTTTATTATTAGTAACAAATGATGGTGAATTTGCGAATGCAATGATGCATCCTAGAAATCAGATGGAGAAAACCTATGAAGTTTTCGTAGATGGTTATTTAGAGGATAGTATGTTAGCGAAATTAAAGGCCGGTGTTCCATTAGAAGATGGTATTACCTTACCAGCTAAAGTAGAAGTTCTTTCCCGAAGTCGTAAAACGAATAAGACACGCATTCATTTAACGATTCAGGAAGGTCGTAATCGCGAAATTAGAAGAATGATGGCTTACTTTGGCGTGGATATTCATACCTTAAAAAGAATTGCTTATTCTTTCTTGGATTTGGGGAATTTAAGACAAGGAGAATATCGTCGTCTAAAGAGCTTTGAAGTAAAAAAGCTACTTAATTCAGCAGCTTGTAAGCGTTAAGTTCTTCTTCGTTTGGATCAATATAAATGGTTTTATAAGAGCCTAGTTGTACCATACCCGGTTTGGCGCCAGGTATTTTTTTAAGTTCTTTAATCAAACAATAACTGACAGGAACAGAAGAGGAATAGCGACCGGAAGAGA comes from the Bulleidia sp. zg-1006 genome and includes:
- a CDS encoding pseudouridine synthase; protein product: MQRLQKVIAQAGIASRRKAEELIAQGKVKVNGKVVREMGLQVSAEDEIIVNGQSIQKEERVYFLLNKPKKMISTVHDDLKRATIMDCFPNVKQRIFPVGRLDYETTGLLLVTNDGEFANAMMHPRNQMEKTYEVFVDGYLEDSMLAKLKAGVPLEDGITLPAKVEVLSRSRKTNKTRIHLTIQEGRNREIRRMMAYFGVDIHTLKRIAYSFLDLGNLRQGEYRRLKSFEVKKLLNSAACKR
- a CDS encoding DUF1846 domain-containing protein, yielding MFKKAFDSKQYLQIQKDKILERISTFDGKLYLEFGGKMFEDFHASRVLPGYDPNNKIHLLTELKDQVEIIIAVNANNIANSKERQDLGIPYDQEVFRLIDAFRSLDLYLGSVVITRYQNQPAADAFRHALTRHGIPSYLHHPIDGYPMEVEKIVSKEGLGKNDYIQTSRNLIVVTAPGPGSGKMATCISQLYHDHMHHIKSGYAKFETFPVWNLPLVHPVNRAYEAATADLDDVNMLDPYHLESYGKQAVNYNRDIEIFPVLKQLFVKIQGSCPYQSPTDMGVNMVGFCISDDEAVKEASKQEILRRYFQILVAKAQGKVSTNAVNKLELLLNHIEARPEDRIVVGKAREKAIETGAPAMALELNDGRIVLGKTSSLFGPSAALIINALKSLAKIDDETLLIQPEFIKPIQKLKTEYLGNHNPRLHSDELLMALVIISKDNKTITEALEQLNHLKGCQAHSTVILPDEDNNVFRKLGVDVTFDPQYTQKKLYHGKK
- a CDS encoding ParB/RepB/Spo0J family partition protein, yielding MITKKVLLKEIVFQDKPNEILKKSIEQRGMAIPVRVKEVDEGYLCLDGHQRLTCLQELGKKEAMVCIENNFKKAGSGFWGHTQNHH
- the pepF gene encoding oligoendopeptidase F, whose translation is MDRKEIALEDKWDLSTLFNSDEDFEIALKEVQKEMKSLGKYAGYLNEVASLKEYFDLYYEVEGKLDNVFTYASLRESEDTRQAKASDMYARAYGAYVELVSLVSYVQPELLSLSESELESLMKDEDLKKYHFILEKMAREKAHTLSEKEESILASLQEVLSASSQISSKLMDADMKFDSILDKDGNLHELNASNYILYQTSPDRVLRENSFRSFYKSFKQFNNTLAQTYSTCVTSATGVAKLRHFDSSLKASLYNDAIPQTVYDQLIETIHEYMPVMYRYVALRKKILGLDELHYYDLYTPLSELEMQYDLNQAKEMVVEAVLPLGKDYQDIVRQAFKDRWMDAYPNDGKHSGAFSSGTRTSNPFILTNFSKTLDSVSTIAHEMGHSMHTYFTSHTQEQPYANYSLFIAEVASTVNENLLIEQLLDKETDLKKRLHLLNQYLEGFKGTIYRQTMFAEFEKEAHAHREQGQALTTEYLNDLYEGLVKEYFGDELVMDPEVKYEWSRIPHFYRPFYVYVYATGYSSAIAISEKLRLGSQEDRDNYRHFLSVGSSVYPLEALKIGGVDLNTREPIRLALEKFKSIVEEAEKIVEKL
- a CDS encoding glutathione peroxidase — translated: MSIYDYTLENRQGEQVSLEQYKGKVLLIVNTATGCGFTPQYKDLQEMYTSFHERGLEIIDVPCNQFAGQTPGNDDEVHEFCTLKYNTSFDQFHKSDVNGEDELPLFTYLKSQKGFAGFGKGPKALAMATMLKKLHPDYKETTDIKWNFTKFLVDRDGRVVERFEPTTSMKKVSQAIETLL
- a CDS encoding AI-2E family transporter encodes the protein MKFKNNPVNQSILLIFILAILLLKMDWIFQSLVHFLSAFHSLLIGAVLAYLVNIVYSFLRKKKIGKGLALGLAYVLILLVMVALLFVMIPELYNSIGALVKNLPSAIQSLGENEQLKKYAPLVVEQIQKVNWQNYIENIVKFVQTNVLNLASGTLSVVNSLVTILSDGLIALIFSIYLLVNKDYLKSEIAKIVHHFLKPDWISKLKYAYGILHRNCRNFIVGQLMEAFILSTLCALGMLLFRFPYALSVGILVGFINIIPIIGAYIGGAIGVFMVFTVKPILALFFIIYLLILQQIESNFIYPKVVGARIGLPAIWVFTTVVIMGSLFGIMGMLVGIPLASTAYQVLQEELKKEPVE